The DNA window GCAAAGAAAACATTGAGTGTAAGTGGTGCAGGAGGATATAATACGTTCTCTCAAGATGGAACTTATAATGGATCGATAGTGTACGGCGACCGTTTTTTCAAGAATAAATTAGGGGTACTCCTGTCGGGAGCAATCTGGGATAGACAATGGGGAGCAGATTCGTTTGATGTTACTTATAACACCGGAGCAGCAACTGATCTTCAGAAAAAGTCGATCAGTACCATCATGATGAAAAGATATATGGGAACCAGAAGAACCATAGGATTGAATGGTGGATTGGAATATAAATTCAATGTCAATAATAAGGTTTATTTCCGGGGAATGTTTAATAAATTCGACGATATCCGTCCTGTTTATGAATCTTATGTAGATTATACAAACAGTCGTTATCAATATAATTTCAGATATTCTCATTATCAGACTGAATTGTATGGAATGGAGTTAGGGGGCGAGCATAGTCTTTCTTCTAAATTAAGTTTGGATTGGATGTTAAGTGATTATCAGGCTAAATATTTCCTGGATACACCACCTACCAATGAAATTAAAGGGCTTCCGATCTCCACCTTCAGACAAAAAATAAATAGTGGATTCAATAATCTTTCCAGTGATGGAAAGCGGTATTGGGGATTCGATTCTCCTAATGGGATAGGGGGTGAGTATATGGATTATGGATCAGATGTGAAAGATCCTAATGAAGTAATGAGTCCTAATAAATTACTGTTATCACAAGTGGTCATTTCTAAATTGGACAACAATGAAAGAGATAAGATTGCAAGGGTGAATTTGAAATATGATATCAATTCCAATATAACTTTAAAAGTAGGAGCAAAATACCGGGACAAAGAACGTACAAGCACTTTCGGATACAATGCTGTTTTTCTTCCTGGTGCATCTTTAGGAATTCCAAATTCTCCGGCATTACTAAGCCTTTCTCAACTGACAACTACAGATCCTCCAAAAGGAACCGGCTTCTTAAATGGAATGAATGGAAATTATAATTCATACATTATGAATCCACCAACAAAAGATCAGCTTTTCCAGATGTTCTCCCCTGAATTTCTTCAACAATTTGGCTTCAGAGACTTTTCAAGTTTGGAATCTAATGCTACCAGTGTTTATACAGGAGAAGAGTCTGTCTTCGCAACATACGCAATGGCTGAAATTAAAGCCAGTGAAAAATTTAAAATCGTTGGTGGATTCAGAAATGAAACAACAAGGTTGACTTTGAATGGGGCTAAAGCAACAAAAGAAGGAACTCCTGCCACAACAGTTATCAGTCCATCTGTGGTAGAAAGCAATTACAATGCATTTCTGCCTATGATTCATTTACGATATAATTTCTCACCTAAAGTAAGTTTAAGATTTGCTTATACCAAATCATTCATCAGACCAAATTTTGGAGATATGTCACCTGGATCCAGTATTGATAATACATCAAATCCATTTACCATTACCAGAGGAAATCCCGATTTGAAGCCTACTTTCAGTCATAATTTTGACATGATGGCAGAATATTATTTCAATAATATCGGGATTCTTTCAGGGGGCTTATTTTATAAGAAAATTTCAAATATTGTATTTTCAAACACCTCTATGCTGAATATCGGTGGAACAGATTATATGGTCACTCAATCTAAAAACCTTCAGGATTCTAATCTATTTGGTTTTGAAGCAGGAATCAATAAGCGTCTCGACTTTTTACCAGGATTCTGGAATGGCTTTGGAGTCGAATTTAATTATACATTTATAAACTCAACCGTTGAAGTTCCCCGAACTGTAGACGGTATTCAGTACTTCGATAAAACAACACTTCCCAATCAGTCTAAAAACCTCTTTAATGCTATCTTATATTACGAAAGTAAAAAATTAATGATCCGTCTGGCTGGAAATTATAGAGGGAAATCAGTGGAAACGATCAATCAAAAATTAGGTCCTGATTATTACATCTGGTCAGATAAAAACTTTACTGTCGATTTTTCTGCAAGTTATGATATCAGTAAAAAAGTAAAAATCTTCATCGAACTCAACAACTTAAGCAATGAAAGCTTAAGGTTATATATGGGTGATAATAAGAAAAGGGTAACCTCAAATGAATGGTATGGAAGCAGAGGACAAATGGGAGTTCGTTGGCAAATATTTTAAAATAATATACATGAAAAAATTAGGAATAACAATGACCATGATGGTTGTTTTGGGTACGACAGTAAATGCACAGATCAGTGACAGCCTTCGTCGTGTCGTGAAAATGGAAGGCGCTTATAATTTCAGAGATACGGGAGGCTATAAAACAACAGATGGTAAAGAAGTCGCACTGGGAAAAGTATACCGAAGTGATGCCATCGATAAATTATCGGATAAAGATCTTAAAACCTTCAAAGACAAAAAAATTGTAACTGTAGTAGATTTCAGAGGGATTGAAGAAGCTAAAAAAGCTCCGGACAGGCTTCCGCAAAATACAAGTTATCTTCTTTGTCCGGCAGGAAGTAATAATCTACCGACAGCTCAGGATATGGTAAAATTCCTGAAGGATAAAAACTTTCTGTTTGACATGTATGGTGAAGGAGGATTACCCTATTTTGGAGAAAGATACAGACCACTATTTGTAAAGCTACTGACCTTACAGCCTAACGAATCTCTTTTGTATCATTGTACCGGTGGAAGAGACAGAACAGGAATGGCCTCCGCATTATTTCTTAAAATATTAGGAGTTCCCCAGGAAGTAATAGAGAGTGATTATGTCGCATCTAATTTTTATCTTTCAAAAAATCCAACGATGAAGCAAATGTACTCCGGGCTTTCTAAAATGTCCGGAATGAGTGATGATGAGATCAAAAAACAGATGGAATTAAGACCGGAACTGATCAGGAACTTCTTTGCTGTTATCAGCAAAAAATACGGAAGTGTAGAAAACTTTTTCCAGGTAGAAATGGGAATAGGCCCCAATGAAATCGCTATTTTAAAGCAAAAATATACCCATTAAATAAATATTCAGTTAGATTTAAATAGGTGGTCTCAGATATGAGGCCGCCTGTTTGTTTATTTTTGATTAATTTTGAAGAATGCAAATTTCGCCACCTAAGCAATTAGCATCTTATATCAAACATTATATCTTTTTAGAAAATCCTGAAGAGGACAGTAAAAATTTACGGTTGTTTGCCGACGGAAACACAGGACTTATCATTTCTGCTGATATCAATATGCAAGATAACGCGGAAACCAATTTACCATCATCTTTTTTTTACGGGCAGCCAACACAGTATAAAGATCTTACAACAAAAGGGAAGTTTTCATTATTGGCAGTCGTTTTTCAACCTTATTTCTTTAATTTACTTTTTAATGTTGCCGCTAAAGAAATTAAAAATGAAATAATTTCAGCCTCAGATATCCTGAAAGATCAGTTGATTCCGTTTCAGGAAAGTCTGTATAATAAGGCAGATCCTCAATCTGTAATTAATGCATTAAATGACTTTTTCCTAAAACTTATTTCTAAAAAAGACACTTCGGATTCATGGCTTATAAAAGCTCAACAGTACCTCCTTCAAAATAAAGGAACAATCTCCTTAAAAGATCTGGAATATTTCACCGGATATTCAGAAAGGCATATTGAAAGAAAGTTTGAAGAACATATTGGAATATCACCCAAAAAGTACAACACGATCATCAGGCTTCATCACTTTTTAAGTCTTATGAAAAATGACATAGACAAAGCAAGTATGACCAATCTTTCTTATGAAGCGGGCTATTCAGATCAATCCCATTTGATCAAAGAATTTAAAAATACCATAGGATTAACTCCTTCTCAGTATCTTAAAACTAAGAATAAATTAGCCGTAAACTTTATAGAGCTTCATTAAGATTTTTATTTCCCACAGATCTCACAGATTATTCGGATGTTTGAGAATGATTTTTATTTCGTATCGTTCTAAAGTTTTATTTAATAGAAATCTGCTTAATCTGCAAAATCCGCAAGAGAAAAAAAGAATCACTCAAAATAGAGCTTAATAAGCAAATGTCGGTTTTTTACAATTTTTAGATCTTCTTGTCATATAATTTTGCTCAAAAAAATATGATCAATCTTAAAATCGCAACCGCACAATTCGAAAACAAAAGCGGAGATAAAGAATATAATCTTTCAATAATAGAAAAGTTAAGCGGAGAAGCAGCTGCTAAAGGATCGCATATTATTGCTTTCCATGAATGTTCCATCACAGGCTACACCTTTGCCAGAAGGCTTAATAGAGAGGAAATGCTTGACATTGCTGAGTTGATTCCTGACGGTAAAAGCGTCCAAAAGTTACAGGAGATTGCTACTCAAAATAATATTACCATTTTAGCAGGTCTTTTTGAAAAAGATGAGCACGACAACCTGTTTAAAGCATACATATGTGTAGATAAAAATGGTTTGGTGGCTAAATATAGGAAGCTACATCCTTTTATAAACCCACACCTTACAGCAGGACAGGAATACTGTGTTTTTGAGATCTATGGATGGAAGTTTGGAATTCTGATCTGTTATGACAATAATATTATTGAAAATGTGAGAGCTACTAAACTTTTGGGAGCAGATGTTATTTTCATGCCCCATGTCACCATGTGTACGCCTTCTTCAAGACCTGGAGCAGGATTTGTAGATCCAACACTTTGGGAGAACCGGGAAACTGACCCTACCTCTTTACGCCTTGAGTTTGATGGAATGAAAGGAAGAGACTGGCTGATGAAATGGCTGCCATCAAGAGCTTATGATAACGGGGCCTATATTGTTTTCTCCAATCCCATCGGAATGGATGATAATCAGTTAAAGAATGGCTGTTCAATGATCATCGATCCTTTTGGAGATATTCTTGCAGAATGTCATTCGTTTGAAGACTCTTTTGTAACAACTATTATCAATCCCGAAAAATTGACTCAAGCTGGAGGTTACCGTTATATCAAAGCAAGAAGACCCGAATTATACAGAGATATTATTGGTCAGGAGCATCAATCGGAACAAAAAGTGGTTTGGCTTACATCAGAAAATGAATAATTAAAAATAAAGGTTTGGTTAATTAACAAAGGAGCACTTCCAATGTACTCCTTTGTTTTGTTTAATTAAGCTTTTATTAAAAGGTAACAGGATAAAAACAATTATAATTAAGGAAGGAATAGTAAATTTGTTATTATAAAATCCATATTTATGAAAGAAAATCTTGTACAAGCTTCAGTAGAACCCTTAATCGATTATTTTAATCGACATATTCCATTGAATGTGGAGGAGCGCGAGCTTGTTACAGAACTTTTCAAACCCAGATTATACCGAAAAAAGCAATATGTTCTTCAGGAAGGAGATGTTTGCAATCAGTTTAATTTTGTAGTCCGTGGGTGCTTACGTATTTATAAAATAGACGAAAAAGGAAATACCCATATTATCCAGTTTGCTCCCGAAAATTGGTGGATAAATGACATCCGAAGCTTTCACAAAAAGCAACCTTCAGAACTTAATATTGATGCTTTAGAAGATACTATGGTTTTGCAGATCAGTCATGAAAATTTAATTACACTATACAAAACGGCACCAAAATTCGACCGGATATTCAGAGTTTTGCTTGAAAACAGTTTTGTTACTTTACAAAACAGATTGCTGCAAAATATAAGTTCTACAGCCGAAGAGCGGTATCTTTCTTTTATGCAAACCTATTCTCAGCTGTCTAATCGTTTGCCACAGACACAGATTGCTTCCTTTTTAGGAATTACTCCGGAATTCCTAAGCAGATTAAGAAACAGACTTGTTAAACCGAAATCTTAAACCAGATCAATAGTATTTCTTAATTTAGTTTATTGGAAAAAGATCTTCTTTCAGCGGATATTTGTAGTATAAATTTTAAAAAGAAATCATTATGACAACATCATCAAAAGTAGCTGTAATTGGCTTAGGAAATATCGGACAGGCTGTAGCCGGAAATATGGCAAAGTCTAATAATAAATTTATTGCTGCGGACAGAAATGTAGAAAAGGCAAAAGAACTTTCTGAAAAATGGAACACTGAATCAAGTGATATTCCAACAGCCGTAAAAACTGCCGATATTATAGTTTTGGCCATTCCTTTTGGAACAATCGCTGGATTTATGAAAGAATATGCTGCAGATTTAGAAGGTAAAATTATTGTAGATCCTTCAAATCCTATTGCTCCGGCTGAAAACGGTGGATTCAAAAAAATCATTGGAGAAAAAGAATCAGCAGGAGAAATTAATAAGAGCTTCTTACCCAAAGGCGCAAAACTAGTTAAAGCATTAGGAACTTTAGGAGCGGGAACTTTATCTGATGCGGCTTATCAAACTCCCGATAGATCAGTCTTATTTTATGCAACCGACGATACAAGCATTGATGATCAGGTTGAAAAACTAATTCATGACAATGGTTTTGACGCTGTTAGAATTGGAGGAATTGATCAATCGATTAGAATTGAAGTTTTTGGTGATCTTCATGAATTCGGAGCACTGGGAAAACCGGTAAATCTATCTGAAGCAAAACAAAAAGTATAAAATACAGAGTTCAGTTATTCTGATAGAAATCGAAAGAGTTTTTAGGCTCTTTCGATTTTTTTTATTCTTTCTTTAAGCTTTTCTCCAGATCACTCCATGCACCTCCATTATATATTTTTGTAAAACCTTTTTCTTTTAAAATGCTTTCAGCTTTTAC is part of the Chryseobacterium paludis genome and encodes:
- a CDS encoding TonB-dependent receptor, whose product is MNYFIDFSKRRSGIIQISAFFLIASFGTIHAQTIKGTVVGKTNGALPGANISIVDADAKTVSSLDGDFNVLSPKLGEMNLKVEYIGYETKIFPVTIKEGTNDIGYITISPEEKSTKDRTGSIQEVVFTRSNALTQAKAYEIKKNNNAIMEVIAADAIGKLPDRNAAEAVQRVQGVAVARYHGEADQATVRGTPFSWTSALFNGNRLPSANVLGNRSFVLDVIPSELIQFVQVSKAITPDMDGDAIGGSINFITRTAPAKKTLSVSGAGGYNTFSQDGTYNGSIVYGDRFFKNKLGVLLSGAIWDRQWGADSFDVTYNTGAATDLQKKSISTIMMKRYMGTRRTIGLNGGLEYKFNVNNKVYFRGMFNKFDDIRPVYESYVDYTNSRYQYNFRYSHYQTELYGMELGGEHSLSSKLSLDWMLSDYQAKYFLDTPPTNEIKGLPISTFRQKINSGFNNLSSDGKRYWGFDSPNGIGGEYMDYGSDVKDPNEVMSPNKLLLSQVVISKLDNNERDKIARVNLKYDINSNITLKVGAKYRDKERTSTFGYNAVFLPGASLGIPNSPALLSLSQLTTTDPPKGTGFLNGMNGNYNSYIMNPPTKDQLFQMFSPEFLQQFGFRDFSSLESNATSVYTGEESVFATYAMAEIKASEKFKIVGGFRNETTRLTLNGAKATKEGTPATTVISPSVVESNYNAFLPMIHLRYNFSPKVSLRFAYTKSFIRPNFGDMSPGSSIDNTSNPFTITRGNPDLKPTFSHNFDMMAEYYFNNIGILSGGLFYKKISNIVFSNTSMLNIGGTDYMVTQSKNLQDSNLFGFEAGINKRLDFLPGFWNGFGVEFNYTFINSTVEVPRTVDGIQYFDKTTLPNQSKNLFNAILYYESKKLMIRLAGNYRGKSVETINQKLGPDYYIWSDKNFTVDFSASYDISKKVKIFIELNNLSNESLRLYMGDNKKRVTSNEWYGSRGQMGVRWQIF
- a CDS encoding tyrosine-protein phosphatase encodes the protein MKKLGITMTMMVVLGTTVNAQISDSLRRVVKMEGAYNFRDTGGYKTTDGKEVALGKVYRSDAIDKLSDKDLKTFKDKKIVTVVDFRGIEEAKKAPDRLPQNTSYLLCPAGSNNLPTAQDMVKFLKDKNFLFDMYGEGGLPYFGERYRPLFVKLLTLQPNESLLYHCTGGRDRTGMASALFLKILGVPQEVIESDYVASNFYLSKNPTMKQMYSGLSKMSGMSDDEIKKQMELRPELIRNFFAVISKKYGSVENFFQVEMGIGPNEIAILKQKYTH
- a CDS encoding helix-turn-helix domain-containing protein, producing the protein MQISPPKQLASYIKHYIFLENPEEDSKNLRLFADGNTGLIISADINMQDNAETNLPSSFFYGQPTQYKDLTTKGKFSLLAVVFQPYFFNLLFNVAAKEIKNEIISASDILKDQLIPFQESLYNKADPQSVINALNDFFLKLISKKDTSDSWLIKAQQYLLQNKGTISLKDLEYFTGYSERHIERKFEEHIGISPKKYNTIIRLHHFLSLMKNDIDKASMTNLSYEAGYSDQSHLIKEFKNTIGLTPSQYLKTKNKLAVNFIELH
- a CDS encoding nitrilase family protein, which encodes MINLKIATAQFENKSGDKEYNLSIIEKLSGEAAAKGSHIIAFHECSITGYTFARRLNREEMLDIAELIPDGKSVQKLQEIATQNNITILAGLFEKDEHDNLFKAYICVDKNGLVAKYRKLHPFINPHLTAGQEYCVFEIYGWKFGILICYDNNIIENVRATKLLGADVIFMPHVTMCTPSSRPGAGFVDPTLWENRETDPTSLRLEFDGMKGRDWLMKWLPSRAYDNGAYIVFSNPIGMDDNQLKNGCSMIIDPFGDILAECHSFEDSFVTTIINPEKLTQAGGYRYIKARRPELYRDIIGQEHQSEQKVVWLTSENE
- a CDS encoding Crp/Fnr family transcriptional regulator gives rise to the protein MKENLVQASVEPLIDYFNRHIPLNVEERELVTELFKPRLYRKKQYVLQEGDVCNQFNFVVRGCLRIYKIDEKGNTHIIQFAPENWWINDIRSFHKKQPSELNIDALEDTMVLQISHENLITLYKTAPKFDRIFRVLLENSFVTLQNRLLQNISSTAEERYLSFMQTYSQLSNRLPQTQIASFLGITPEFLSRLRNRLVKPKS
- a CDS encoding NADPH-dependent F420 reductase, whose product is MTTSSKVAVIGLGNIGQAVAGNMAKSNNKFIAADRNVEKAKELSEKWNTESSDIPTAVKTADIIVLAIPFGTIAGFMKEYAADLEGKIIVDPSNPIAPAENGGFKKIIGEKESAGEINKSFLPKGAKLVKALGTLGAGTLSDAAYQTPDRSVLFYATDDTSIDDQVEKLIHDNGFDAVRIGGIDQSIRIEVFGDLHEFGALGKPVNLSEAKQKV